From the Verrucomicrobiia bacterium genome, the window TCGCCATCTTTAAACGTAAACGCACGTCTGCCAAATGAATCGTAAACAGTTCGGAATTCTGCTAATTCTTTTAGTCATCCTCGGAGGGGCTGGTCTGCTCCTGCGGAAAAATCATGAACGCGCCGCCAATGAAGGTGAGCAGGGCACGGGGCAAAAATTGCTCGGAGATAATTTTCCGATCAACGATGTCACGGAACTCGACATCAAGCATGGCACGAACGAATTGGTTTTGTTCAAAAAGGACGATATGTGGCGGGTGCGCGAGCGCTCGGATTATCCCGCGAATTTTTCCCAGATCAGTGATTTTCTCATCAAGGCCGCGGACCTGAAAGTCATTCAGAATGAAGAAGTCGGGCCGTCGCAGTTGGCGCGATTGGAACTGGAGCCCGGCACGGGCACGAATTCCGGCGTCATCGTTGATCTAAAAAACAAGGATGGAAAATCCATCAAGACACTGGCGCTCGGGAAAAAGCACATAAACAAATCGGCGCGGCCGCCGTCGCAGTTCTCGATGGGTGGCGATAATATGTCCGATGGCCGCTATGTGTTTGTGGGCGGCAACACGCATAATGCTTTGCTGATTGCCGATCCGCTCAACAATCTCGAAGCGAAGCCGGACGTGTGGGTGAGCAAGGATTTTTTCAAGATCGAGCGTCCGAAAGCCATCGCTGTGACTTTTCCGGCGGCGACGAATTCGTGGAAGATTGTTCGTGATACGGAAACGGGCGATTGGAATTTCTCTGATGCGAAGGGTGATGAGAAATTGGATCAGGCGCGGGCGTCGGGTGTGTCGAGTCCGTTTTCGTCACCGTCATTTACAGATGTTTTACCCGCCAATACGCAACCCCAACCCGCCGGTCTGGATAAGCCGACGGTTGTCACCGTGGACACATTTGACGATCTCACTTACACGGTAAAAGTCGGCAGCAAGACGAACGACGATTATCCAATCACGGTGACCGTGGCGGCGAATTTTCCGAAGCAGCGCGTACCTGCGAAGGATGAAAAGCCGGAGGATAAAGCCAAGGCCGACACCGCGTGGGCGAAGCGCCAGTCTGACCTTGAAGCCAGGGTAAAACAGACGAAAGAATTTGAGAATTGGATTTATTTGATTCCGTCGTGGACGGTGGAACCGGTCTTGAAAGACCGCAAAGATTTGGTGGCCGAGAAAAAGGAAGAGACGAAGAAAGAAGATTCGACGGATTCGCAACCGGTGATCGAGAAACACGAGGAGGGGCTGGTTCCTCCCGAGAAGCCTGACGCGAAATAAGTTCTTCCATCAGTCTCTCTGCGTCTCCGGGTCTCCGCGGTTAAATTGGACTTGCCGTCTCCACACTTGCCAAGTCTGCGGGATGAAACTATCTTGCGTGCCCTTATGGAAAAAGTTGTGATTATTGGGACAGGTTGCGCGGGACTCACTGCCGCGCTCTACACCGCCCGCGCCAATCTGCAACCGCTCGTGCTGACCGGCTTGCATCCCGGCGGTTTGCTGACCACGACGAGCATCGTTGAAAATTTTCCCGGTTTTCCCGAAGGCATTGACGGTTATGAATTGATGTGCCGCATGCAGAAGCAGGCCGAACGCTTCGGCGCGCGCATCAAATTTGCGACGGTCGAATCGGTGGATTTTTCCGGCACGCCGCTGGTGCTCACCGTGGATGGCGAGCGGGTGGAAGCCGAGACGGTGATCATCGCGAGCGGTGCGGGGCATCGCCATCTGGGTTTGGACTCGGAACATTTGCTGGAGAAAAAGGGCGTGACGTATTGCGCGACCTGCGATGGGGCGTTGCCGATATTTCGCAATCAGCCGCTGGTGGTCGTTGGCGGCGGCGACTCGGCTTGCGAAGAGGCGACTTATCTCACGCGCTTCGCATCGGTGGTTTATCTGGTGCATCGGCGCGATACCTTGCGGGCATCGCAAGTAATGGCGGAACGCACTTTGGCGCATGCGAAGGTCAAACCGATTTGGGACACGGAAGTGACGGAGATTTTAGATGTCAAACAGGACAAGGTTACCGGCGTGCGCTTGAAGAATTTAAAGACCGAGGCCGAGAGCGTGCTCGATTGCGCCGGAGTTTTTGTGGCGGTCGGCCAGATGCCGAACACGCATTTGTTCAAAGGCATCATAGACATGGATGCGAACGGTTACATCGTGCAAAAACGAGGAACGGCGACGAATATTCCGGGCGTGTTTGTGGCGGGCGATTGCGCCGATTATGTTTATCGCCAGGCGGTGACGGCAGCGGGCGAGGGTTGCGCGGCGGCGATTGATACGGAGCGTTATCTCGCGGCGCGGAATGAATAAAGGGGTTGGATTATGGAATCGTTGGACAAGGAAATAAGCGAGTTAAAAGTTTTCATAGCGGACCTGAAGGCGGACCGCGTTTC encodes:
- the trxB gene encoding thioredoxin-disulfide reductase, which codes for MEKVVIIGTGCAGLTAALYTARANLQPLVLTGLHPGGLLTTTSIVENFPGFPEGIDGYELMCRMQKQAERFGARIKFATVESVDFSGTPLVLTVDGERVEAETVIIASGAGHRHLGLDSEHLLEKKGVTYCATCDGALPIFRNQPLVVVGGGDSACEEATYLTRFASVVYLVHRRDTLRASQVMAERTLAHAKVKPIWDTEVTEILDVKQDKVTGVRLKNLKTEAESVLDCAGVFVAVGQMPNTHLFKGIIDMDANGYIVQKRGTATNIPGVFVAGDCADYVYRQAVTAAGEGCAAAIDTERYLAARNE
- a CDS encoding DUF4340 domain-containing protein, whose protein sequence is MNRKQFGILLILLVILGGAGLLLRKNHERAANEGEQGTGQKLLGDNFPINDVTELDIKHGTNELVLFKKDDMWRVRERSDYPANFSQISDFLIKAADLKVIQNEEVGPSQLARLELEPGTGTNSGVIVDLKNKDGKSIKTLALGKKHINKSARPPSQFSMGGDNMSDGRYVFVGGNTHNALLIADPLNNLEAKPDVWVSKDFFKIERPKAIAVTFPAATNSWKIVRDTETGDWNFSDAKGDEKLDQARASGVSSPFSSPSFTDVLPANTQPQPAGLDKPTVVTVDTFDDLTYTVKVGSKTNDDYPITVTVAANFPKQRVPAKDEKPEDKAKADTAWAKRQSDLEARVKQTKEFENWIYLIPSWTVEPVLKDRKDLVAEKKEETKKEDSTDSQPVIEKHEEGLVPPEKPDAK